CATCTTACAAATAAACAACCCATTCTACAGCAGAGCAGTAAATGCAAGCAATTTACCGCAATCGAGTTCTGAGAGACAACACTGGCCAGGTGTATGATTCCTCTAGAGAAGCCTGAGGGACGTTTGGAATTCCCCAAGTGGAGGTGTGAGAGATTTGGACCTTGTACTAGGtggagggaggtgggggtggggagatgcaAATTTCTGGAAGCAAGAACAGAGTAGTGTGGGAAATCTGATAGTTCACTAAAACCTGAGGGGTTAACCTTCTAGCCCATCTGCTCAGCTACCCAGTCAGGTCTTAATCTAGTAACCACATTGCCTAGTGGCTTTGCACTCAAGAAGAAACCGGCCAGCACTGCCCTCTCTGTCGCTGAAGGTTGACCTTCAAGTCTTCTGTCTTCTGGTCATTCATTCAGGGAGTATTCATGGAACATCCCATCTGTGCAGTTACACTGTTAACAGAGGTCTCAATGGTGCTTCCACTCTTTAGGAGCTTTTGAGCCACTAAAGACAGACCGTAGGTGAGCAATTGAGGAGTGCTGCAAGCTGACACATATACCCTTTAAAGACACATAAGCCTTTCTGCCTACTGCTCACACAGGGCCTCCAGCCAGCTACCTGCTGGTCCTCTTGGAAGGATGACCTGTGTTCTATTAACTGCCCGGAATGTCTCCTCCCCTAGCTCAAGGCCACTGCGCGTCTCCGGCCAGCTCCAACACCGCGTCCTTCTCGCGTGGCCACACTCATGTGCGCGCAACTCCGCCAAGGGGGCtgacgcgcgcgcgcgcgcggccAGACAGCTCCTGGGGGTAGACGCCATCCAGCCTCAGCGGCGCCTGGTGACTACCCCACAGCAGCCCTCTCCCTAAGAGATCCCCAAGCTCCGGCCAGAGAGCGCACGCCCGGGGTGACAGCCGGGCGCACACGTGGGCGCAGCCTGGAAACCGCGGGAACCCTAACCCATGGGGACGAGAGGGAACGTTCTGCAGGAAGACCTCGGGCGGGGATACTTGCTCCCAGTCCGCACCCCTCCCGGAGCCCTAGAGGGGGCGGGCGGGGACAAACCCTGGCGGGGCCGCGCGCTTCCATAGCCACTGCCAAGGTCCTCGCAGTGGCGCGGGGTGGCCGGAGGAGGGGCCGAGGGCGGGGCGGCCGTAGCCTCCACCACTCCCGGGCCCCCCCAGTGGCGGAGCGCCGCCTCCCCGGCCGTCCTCCCCCACCGCACGCACTCCGCCCGCCCCGGAGCCTCGCCCTCCGCCACGATGAGCAAATGAGCGCGAGCAAGGGCATGAAATTTCAattccactctggggagaaagtGCTGTGCTTCGAGCCTGACCCCACCAAGGCGCGAGTGCTGTACGATGCCAAGGTGCCGCCGCgggggggacagggaggagacGCGGGACTGGGTTCCAGGGATGGGAGGCAAAGGGGCCCGCGGAGGACAAGTGGCCTGGAGCCCTGGACAGCCACCAGGGCGCGCCTAGGCCTGCGTGGAGCGGCCCGGGTCGGCAGGGGACGCTGGCGTCACGCGTTGGGCGCGCGACTGCCCTAACTAGAAAGGACCCGTGTTGCTTCCGCTTCCGGCCCTGTCACGTCGCTCAGGCGCGGTTGCTAGGCCAGGATGGCAGTTTGAGCGCTGGGCGCCAATCCGGGCACCTGGTGTGAGAGGACTGCCGCCTGAGGCCTCTGCTTTTGCGATAAGTCTCTTCTTGTCCTATGTGGTTCCACGCTACATGGGCTTCCTAGAGGACACCCTGACCAAATTTCCCACCCACATCCTCCACCTGGTCCTAAGTTTCGAGCTGTCAATTTGCGACGTAATAGTCCCCGGACCCTCGTCGAATTTAGGATTATAATAATCCCAGGGGCGGGGGAGGGAAGGGCTCAAGGTTGCTCAGTCGCGTACCAACGGAATGGTGGGAGGCCAACAGAGTTAGGAAGGAATCGCGTCTTGCGGGTATCCAGCTCGGTCAGCACAGGCTGAGCTATATATTGCTGTTGTCAGTTTTTAAGTAGGGCAGGGGTGGGCACCTAAGTGCTCCAGAGCCCCAAGAAGGTAGGAGTCGGCACGCTGGGGGTCGGAGCGAGTGTCAGTGTTTCCAGCCACCAAGGCGAAGTCCTTGGTGGCAGAGACAACTTGGAGCAGCACCAGGTGCGTCTTTAGCAAGGTTTAAGCGGTGGTGTCCGGTGGGAGACACCAAGGTCTGTGCTGGGCTCTGTACCTTTGGTTCCTCCTGCAACCCTTAACTCTGTTTACCTCCTATTGCTATCCCTCTAGCTTGCTGCATCGCTGGGAGACCGACGGCCATACCGTTTCATTTGTACCAGATATCCGCTCAGGGAATGCATGGCTCttcaggggaggggaagggttgtGGAAGTCTCTGGCTAGCTAGGCAGGATACTGGACAAGGCAAGGCCCAGGTGACTACAACTCCCAGAGGTCTCAGGGCTGTTCTGTCTAGTCTGGGCCCTCGCTAATGACAAATCCACCGACCAATGACTTCAGAAGCTTCACCcggtctcaaactcaagagaccAATCATGGGTTGGTTGGACGGATGTTTCCTATTTTGAGGCAACCACTCGggcaaaagaggaaaaaaaatgttgaagAATGTTACAATCCTGCTCTGGATCTAAAAGGGGgaatgaatactttttttttctttaaaaaaagactttgatctagctcttttttttttacccaacTTATAATAATTTTCGGTTTGCTGTGCCACGCGTGAGTAGTATTTCCTGGTTTCAGATCATCGATGTTATTATCGGGAAAGACGAAAAGGGCAGAAAGATTCCAGAATATCTGATACATTTTAATGGTTGGAACAGCAGGTCAGTGAACTTGTTACAGTTAGACTTAATCGCCCTTGTAGCAAGATAATTTTGTAACTTTAAGTTTTAGAAACACCGGtagaaaagtttaatttcctgcttctgctttgtTTGGAAAGCTTGACTGTTCTGAGGCATGATTACTTTAAAGTCTGTCATGTTTGGATGATCTATGAGTAATCACTGGAAATCTTGGTTGCTGTAACTGAGTTCCCTTTGAGCTTTATTGGTATCCTCTCGGTGGttttgaagttttttgtttttgtttttttatagctTTCTAAAATGTCAGCGAGTCTGGGGCACTTCTTCGTGATGCCTTTTTAGCATAAGCTTCATTTGTTTCAAGATACTGACTTTTacatcctctttctcttttttcaagCAGTTGGGATAGATGGGCGGCTGAAGATCATGTGCTACATGATACAGATGAAAACCGAAGATTACAGCGAAAATTGGCCAAAAAGGCAATAGCTCGCCTGTAAGAATACAAATACTTTGATGGGAGTGTTATTCAGTGGggctatttttttttacactggTTTGGATTTTTTATGATATTAAAGTAATAACATGACAGATTTCAGTAATCTTACATTACATATTTAAAGTAAATGAAGCATTTCTATAGTATTCTAAAGAATCACAGATATTTTCAGAATAACTTGTCCATTTGGTAGTGGGGATTACcgttatatttttaatgtttaatctTCTACATATTTAAGAATTATTATGACCTCTGTGGCTACCAAGTCCCAGTAtgaagttttattttgatttgtttgtcaTTTTCAGGAGAGGCACAGGAAAAAAGAAGAGGCGCTGTAGGTTGCCTGGTGttgactctgtcttaaaaagtgTGCCAGtcaaagaaaaaactaaaaatgacGAAAATTGTGAGTGTTTTGACATTACTTTCTTCAACTAAAACCATGTTCATGTAGTCCTTTTATACCTTTGGATTGAGAGAAAGAGTCATTGAAATTATAGATGGGGAAACAGTGCAAACTCATACCGTATAGATGTTCTCATTTATGATTTTTGTTGACTTTATGGTGGTATGAAGTTTTCTTGTTCCACTTTCAGTGTACTATGCAATAAAATGCATTAGATATTAGTATTCCCATAAGGTAAGcttagtttccatgagtttgccCAATTGTCAGCTAATTAAGTGCTCTATGTACATTTAAAGCAGTCAGCTATGATATTCAATAAGCTAGGTGATTTTCATCAGTCTAGGTATAACTCCGTCATAAGTGAAGGAGCATCTTTGTAATATGCACTGTTTGTTTTAGACAATGAAAACTGCAGTCACTGTGATCAGTCAGTATGTGGGGATAAGACTCTACCAGAGTCTTCCCAGTAATTACCTTCACCTCAGCCAGCAAGCCTGGCCGCACAGATCCTTTCTCGCAGTCCATTTTCTTCTTGGTACCTCCAGGGCCTTGCCACCACTTATAATTCCAACAGTGAACCTTAGGATCCTAGTTGGTAAAACACTTTTAGATCATTAGCTCGTGTGATTTTTGTATCCATTGATACTGGAGTTATATTTATCAAATAAGTTTCTGTTCCGAAAGGTACAGTGTTTGTGTTTcgattttaaaatgtatgcagAACTACAGACCATTCTTCATAGTCAAGTGCATGAGCTACCTAAACATTTGTACCTGTAAAGATTGTCAGAGGGTATAATATGAgtttgcctgattttttttttttttttgttttatatagcaATAAGCAGCACCTGTCATGAGAGCTGTGGAGAAAAGAATGGAGGAATAAAAGAACACCGACAACGCCGTATTAAAGTAAAGACTAAAGGGGTAACAAAAAccatttttattgtatgtatatgtgtgtgtatacatatacttatacacacacacacacacacacacacacacacacacacacatgcacacggtgCTAGTGGCAAAATTTTGAGGTTAGGAATTCTTTTCAAAAGATATACTGTTCAGACCAATGTTATAAATTTTCCTGTGACATTTCAAGAAAAGACATCTGTTTATGGTCATTGTATGAATATAATTGACTCCTCATACCCACAGAGTGTTTCCACAACttatacatctttttttaaaagttaagattGTTAACTATAATTCATAATGGCTAATTTTTAATGGTGCTTAACTGAGATTGGCTTCTGTATGTCTCCAAATCGAACATTAACCCCAATGGTAATCATAaatgaggaagaaacaaagatgaattttcaatgtagttaatgctgtgagAAACACTTAGATATGTGGCAgagtgtctttgtctttgtcttttaatAGTGGCCATGTGGCAGGATGCGACTGTTGTGAATAAACTAGATTGGTTGCAGAGCAGACTCGTATTTGGTAGCTTCTCTTACTGTTCTcaataattaaaaatggaattgtGATATTGCAGAAGAAAAAGGTATTGTCTCTGCGCTCAAGAAAGGATATGGATGAGAGGACAATCACTATAGAGATCCCTGAAGTTCTCAAGAAGCAGCTTGAGGATGACTGTTACTATATCAACAGGAGAAAGCGGGTATGCAGAAGGAATGGGTTGGTTGGGATGCCTCTTTTTGGCTGCATTTTGTGGTCAATGTGTCACAAGCGAGGCAGCatggggggcagggggatggTAGTTTCCTAGCAATAACGTAAGACTTATATACCATATGCTATCCATCTGAGCTCTTCAGGGAGTTTTCCAGAATCCTGATACCTGGGTTTCAACTACGGTTAGGATTTAAGCCAGGCTTGATGGCTCATGTGACcactttaaccctagcactcaggaggcagaggctctgtgagttcaatgccagcctgccCCACATAGAGAGTTCTGGAACAGCTGGTCTCAGAGAGTTGAAAGGCTAGCTAGATTAGGATTTAATTATTGGGTTAGGCACCTCTCTTGCATATACTTTGCGAggctttcctgtttgtttttcataGAACATTATGACTGAGAATACTTGCTTCTTTGTATTCCAAAACAGTAAAATTATAGTAGTGTGAGCGTATGATCCAGGGAAGGAAAGCTTACCAACGATCTTCAAGACAGACTTATTCAAGAAGTTCTTGAGCAGCACTGACAGTTAAACCAATAGAACCATAGCTATCCCTGCTTGGATATACGTCTAATTATAGTGGGATAAGAATGTCAgatgttcttatttttcttaacagTTAGTGAAACTTCCATGCCAGACCAACATCATAACAATTTTGGAATCCTATGTGAAACATTTTGCTATTAATGCAGCCTTTTCAGCCAACGAGAGGCCTCGTCACCATCATGCCATGATGCATGCGCACATGAATGTTCACTATGTCCCAGCAGAGAAGAAGTGAGTAACTGGAGTGTTTCGTCTTTGAATTTTgtctttgggttttggtttttgttcttctttttcttcttttttttttgttctctctctttttttttccttttctccatctttattaaattggttatttcttatttacatttcgagtgttattccctttcccggtttccgggcaaacatccccctcccccctccccttccttatgggtgttcccctcccaaccctccccccattgccgccctccccgcatagtctagttcactgggggttcagccttagcaggacccagggcttccccttccactggtgctcttactaggatattcattgctacctatgaggtcagagtccagggtcgtccatgtatagtctttaggtagtggcttagtccctggaagctctggttggttggcattgttgttcatatggggtctcgagccccttcaagctcttttggtttttgttcttattaTTGTTAGCTTTTCTGGGGCTACTGGGGATTGAATTGAGCCCTCATGCTTACTCAGCAAGTACTCTTCCATTTGGCTGTACCCTCAGAGTTTTCCTTCTATGTTCCAACTTAGAACAAGGGATCCTGTTCAGTTCTGTTGAACTCATCTCTTATTTCATAGATGATTTGTGGATTATTTGTTCAGTTACCAGTCTCATATGAAATTATTGTGCCTTTGCTGAAGTGTTTGATAATTCCATATGAGATCTAGCTTGATTGTAACCATCTTGTTACCAAGACCAACATTTTCAGGGATACCGTGTTGGAGAAGAACTATCTACTTGAGGAATCAGAATGGGCCATGAGAACTGGATCAAAGGTTGCTTATGACCagtcctttaaaaatataattaattaacgAATGCAAGTGAGTGCATGTGTGGAATGGCACATATCTGCAGGTTAAAGGACAACCTCTAGTATAAGTTCTTACCTTCCACGTTGTTTGAAACAGTCCCTCTGGTGTTGTTCACTGCTAGATCCACAGTCTTGGCTATTCTTTGAATTTCCAGAGATTTGCCCATCTTGGTATCTTGTATCCCCAcaggaattctgggattaaagatttgtGCACTACTACAcctaactttcttttaaaaagttttatttatttatttcatgtatgtgggtggtACACTGTCTctcccttcagacacaccagaagagggcatcagatcccatcacagatggttgtgagccaccatgtggttgttgggaattgaagtaaggacctctggaagagcagtcagggctgagccatctctctagccctacatCTAGCTTTTAAGTGGATTTTGGGGATAAAAATTCAGATTGCCAGACTTGTATAACAAACACTTTTACTCATTGATCCACTTTCTCTCTACCCCCAAACAAGTCTTTATTCTAGTCAGAATCCTGCTATCCCCTCATGACTTGACAGGACCAGTGTCAGGGAGGTAGAGTATTATAGTTGAAacagaagccaggagccctggCTGCTGGGGTGTCTTAGGTTCTATTGAACCTGTTCCTTTGTATGATATGGATACATTTAAGGTATTAGCATACTGTCTGCTGTCTATATTATGGTCTATATTCCCCTATTTCTTTATTATTCTCATTGatatattatgtttattctttttatatataagttgttatctaatgttttaaaagtcTGCCCTCAGCTGGATagcacccacctttaatcccagcactcaaggaagcagaggcagatgaatctctgtgagtttggctTCACCCTAGTCTGCATAGAGAGGTCTAtaccagccagagctatatagtaagaccctatctctagaataaaataataaaataagaataaagataAGTCCgctctctttaaaatatataccTTTCTCATGAAGTTTGAAAATTTTTATGACTTTACCTGGTCTCTAGTCTCTAatcatttctttctcaatctTCCTAGTGTTGACCTTTGTAAGGAGATGGTGGATGGATTACGAATAACTTTTGATTATACTCTCCCATTGGTTTTGCTTTATCCATATGAACAAACTCAATATAAAAGGGTGACATCGTCAAAATTCTTTCTTCCTATTAAGGAAAGTACCACGACAACTAATAGGTAAGTTAACACTGAGCCGACTCGCTTCTTTGTGGAAGTGTTTGATCTGCTGACATGGTGGCCTGAATGTctaaaggaaaggaaacattgTAGGTTGTCCTTACTGGTGCCTCCCCCAACACCCCCACGTCTCCTGCCCTCATTGGCTAGATCATCATTCACATTCTCATGGTTGTGAAAGGTTTTCCCCCAAGTAAGCATTCCAGTGTAGCCAGGCATGATGACACGTGCCATTCTAGCATCaaagaggctgaggaaggaggactgctgtgaatttgaggccaggtgGTCTCCTGAGAGAGTTCTAGTCTAGCCATGACTACTTAGCAAGAGAAGGGTAGGTGGGCAGAAGATTCCTAAGTCAATACAATGTTATCAATGGATTCCGAGCAGCTGTCCCACCTTTCAGAAGACAGTAAAGAGTTACCAGGCAACATGGGCCAGAAGGGTAGAAAGTGGAAGTACAGCTGACATCCATTGCTTAATGTTATGTGATCCGGGTCAGCTTCCTCTGAGCCTCTCCCCTTTATATCCATAGTATGCAATGAACGGCTGGCTATCTCCCTGGTGGGGTAGCAATTCATGATGTCATAAACAAGGGGTCAGTAACCTTTGGCTCTCAGTATAGGTTAGTTCCCTACTTAGCTTTTattactgccttgcttcctccTGTGCCTATGCATGCTTTGTTCTCTGTTCTGGCAGGGGCTGCAAGGATGGATCCATGCTCACCTAAAGTCTTTTCCCTTAATTTTACTAAGGCATTCGGCCATGTCCTCTCTCTTCTGTTCCGGAATGGTGTGCATCAAGTCTCCCTTGGTGAGGGAATGAGTGTAACTGGGCTAGTTACAGGAACATGCGCTACTTACAGGTAGCCACACTGCTGAAGAAGAGCTGGCAGGCATTAACGATTTAAGTGTACTCATAAGGGGGTGTGGCTCTCATGTGTCTTAGGAGCCCTGCCACTTTTCACAGGCAATGTTAGTGGTTATGAGGATCTTATGTGGGTCATCACAGCTGCTCCCAATCCAAGATGTCAGTGGTCATATCATGGCCAGAGGACCAAGTTTTCCAGCATTAATAGCAGCATCCCTCTATGTTAAACCAGCATCTGCTCGTATCTACTGCTCTTTCACTAGACTCTACCTCCTTTGTCACAAATAACTGTCTGTGCCCTGCATTAgctgccttccttcttcctctccttttcatgGTTCTCTGCCTCTTTACCATCTCTTtgacagcttctctctctcctcccttctccgtGTCACTTTCGCCCCAGGTAAGAGGTCAGCAAGACTCACTGGGCACTTGTGTCAAAGTCCCCATGAATGGCTTGCTTCATACTTGCTGATTCCCAGAGTCTGGCATAGACTTAGACATACTTGTGCCATTCTCAAATCCTGGCAGGTTTTACATTTTGAAGACATCGTGTGGTTGTCTTTTTCCCTA
The window above is part of the Rattus norvegicus strain BN/NHsdMcwi chromosome X, GRCr8, whole genome shotgun sequence genome. Proteins encoded here:
- the Msl3 gene encoding male-specific lethal 3 homolog isoform X1 produces the protein MSASKGMKFQFHSGEKVLCFEPDPTKARVLYDAKIIDVIIGKDEKGRKIPEYLIHFNGWNSSSWDRWAAEDHVLHDTDENRRLQRKLAKKAIARLRGTGKKKRRCRLPGVDSVLKSVPVKEKTKNDENSISSTCHESCGEKNGGIKEHRQRRIKVKTKGKKKVLSLRSRKDMDERTITIEIPEVLKKQLEDDCYYINRRKRLVKLPCQTNIITILESYVKHFAINAAFSANERPRHHHAMMHAHMNVHYVPAEKNVDLCKEMVDGLRITFDYTLPLVLLYPYEQTQYKRVTSSKFFLPIKESTTTTNRSQEELSPSPPLLNPSTPQSTESQPPTGEPATPKRRKAEPEALQSLRRSTRHSTNCDRLSESSSSPQPKRRQQDTSTSMPKLFLHLEKTLSVTETPVHSRSSSPIPLTPSKDGSAVFAGFEGRRTNEINEVLSWKLVPDNYPPGDQPPPPSYIYGAQHLLRLFVKLPEILGKMSFSEKNLKALLKHFDLFLRFLAEYHDDFFPESAYVAACEAHYSTKNPRAIY
- the Msl3 gene encoding male-specific lethal 3 homolog isoform X10 — protein: MPSSWDRWAAEDHVLHDTDENRRLQRKLAKKAIARLRGTGKKKRRCRLPGVDSVLKSVPVKEKTKNDENSISSTCHESCGEKNGGIKEHRQRRIKVKTKGKKKVLSLRSRKDMDERTITIEIPEVLKKQLEDDCYYINRRKRLVKLPCQTNIITILESYVKHFAINAAFSANERPRHHHAMMHAHMNVHYVPAEKNVDLCKEMVDGLRITFDYTLPLVLLYPYEQTQYKRVTSSKFFLPIKESTTTTNRSQEELSPSPPLLNPSTPQSTESQPPTGEPATPKRRKAEPEALQSLRRSTRHSTNCDRLSESSSSPQPKRRQQDTSTSMPKLFLHLEKKTPVHSRSSSPIPLTPSKDGSAVFAGFEGRRTNEINEVLSWKLVPDNYPPGDQPPPPSYIYGAQHLLRLFVKLPEILGKMSFSEKNLKALLKHFDLFLRFLAEYHDDFFPESAYVAACEAHYSTKNPRAIY
- the Msl3 gene encoding male-specific lethal 3 homolog isoform X9 — encoded protein: MPSWDRWAAEDHVLHDTDENRRLQRKLAKKAIARLRGTGKKKRRCRLPGVDSVLKSVPVKEKTKNDENSISSTCHESCGEKNGGIKEHRQRRIKVKTKGKKKVLSLRSRKDMDERTITIEIPEVLKKQLEDDCYYINRRKRLVKLPCQTNIITILESYVKHFAINAAFSANERPRHHHAMMHAHMNVHYVPAEKNVDLCKEMVDGLRITFDYTLPLVLLYPYEQTQYKRVTSSKFFLPIKESTTTTNRSQEELSPSPPLLNPSTPQSTESQPPTGEPATPKRRKAEPEALQSLRRSTRHSTNCDRLSESSSSPQPKRRQQDTSTSMPKLFLHLEKTLSVTETPVHSRSSSPIPLTPSKDGSAVFAGFEGRRTNEINEVLSWKLVPDNYPPGDQPPPPSYIYGAQHLLRLFVKLPEILGKMSFSEKNLKALLKHFDLFLRFLAEYHDDFFPESAYVAACEAHYSTKNPRAIY
- the Msl3 gene encoding male-specific lethal 3 homolog isoform X11, translated to MSASKGMKFQFHSGEKVLCFEPDPTKARVLYDAKIIDVIIGKDEKGRKIPEYLIHFNGWNSSSWDRWAAEDHVLHDTDENRRLQRKLAKKAIARLRGTGKKKRRCRLPGVDSVLKSVPVKEKTKNDENSISSTCHESCGEKNGGIKEHRQRRIKVKTKGKKKVLSLRSRKDMDERTITIEIPEVLKKQLEDDCYYINRRKRLVKLPCQTNIITILESYVKHFAINAAFSANERPRHHHAMMHAHMNVHYVPAEKNVDLCKEMVDGLRITFDYTLPLVLLYPYEQTQYKRVTSSKFFLPIKESTTTTNRSQEELSPSPPLLNPSTPQSTESQPPTGEPATPKRRKAEPEALQSLRRSTRHSTNCDRLSESSSSPQPKRRQQDTSTSMPKLFLHLEKNALFSSTSVHHGA
- the Msl3 gene encoding male-specific lethal 3 homolog — encoded protein: MPSWDRWAAEDHVLHDTDENRRLQRKLAKKAIARLRGTGKKKRRCRLPGVDSVLKSVPVKEKTKNDENSISSTCHESCGEKNGGIKEHRQRRIKVKTKGKKKVLSLRSRKDMDERTITIEIPEVLKKQLEDDCYYINRRKRLVKLPCQTNIITILESYVKHFAINAAFSANERPRHHHAMMHAHMNVHYVPAEKNVDLCKEMVDGLRITFDYTLPLVLLYPYEQTQYKRVTSSKFFLPIKESTTTTNRSQEELSPSPPLLNPSTPQSTESQPPTGEPATPKRRKAEPEALQSLRRSTRHSTNCDRLSESSSSPQPKRRQQDTSTSMPKLFLHLEKKTPVHSRSSSPIPLTPSKDGSAVFAGFEGRRTNEINEVLSWKLVPDNYPPGDQPPPPSYIYGAQHLLRLFVKLPEILGKMSFSEKNLKALLKHFDLFLRFLAEYHDDFFPESAYVAACEAHYSTKNPRAIY
- the Msl3 gene encoding male-specific lethal 3 homolog isoform X4; this encodes MSASKGMKFQFHSGEKVLCFEPDPTKARVLYDAKIIDVIIGKDEKGRKIPEYLIHFNGWNSSWDRWAAEDHVLHDTDENRRLQRKLAKKAIARLRGTGKKKRRCRLPGVDSVLKSVPVKEKTKNDENSISSTCHESCGEKNGGIKEHRQRRIKVKTKGKKKVLSLRSRKDMDERTITIEIPEVLKKQLEDDCYYINRRKRLVKLPCQTNIITILESYVKHFAINAAFSANERPRHHHAMMHAHMNVHYVPAEKNVDLCKEMVDGLRITFDYTLPLVLLYPYEQTQYKRVTSSKFFLPIKESTTTTNRSQEELSPSPPLLNPSTPQSTESQPPTGEPATPKRRKAEPEALQSLRRSTRHSTNCDRLSESSSSPQPKRRQQDTSTSMPKLFLHLEKKTPVHSRSSSPIPLTPSKDGSAVFAGFEGRRTNEINEVLSWKLVPDNYPPGDQPPPPSYIYGAQHLLRLFVKLPEILGKMSFSEKNLKALLKHFDLFLRFLAEYHDDFFPESAYVAACEAHYSTKNPRAIY
- the Msl3 gene encoding male-specific lethal 3 homolog isoform X3, which translates into the protein MSASKGMKFQFHSGEKVLCFEPDPTKARVLYDAKIIDVIIGKDEKGRKIPEYLIHFNGWNSSSWDRWAAEDHVLHDTDENRRLQRKLAKKAIARLRGTGKKKRRCRLPGVDSVLKSVPVKEKTKNDENSISSTCHESCGEKNGGIKEHRQRRIKVKTKGKKKVLSLRSRKDMDERTITIEIPEVLKKQLEDDCYYINRRKRLVKLPCQTNIITILESYVKHFAINAAFSANERPRHHHAMMHAHMNVHYVPAEKNVDLCKEMVDGLRITFDYTLPLVLLYPYEQTQYKRVTSSKFFLPIKESTTTTNRSQEELSPSPPLLNPSTPQSTESQPPTGEPATPKRRKAEPEALQSLRRSTRHSTNCDRLSESSSSPQPKRRQQDTSTSMPKLFLHLEKKTPVHSRSSSPIPLTPSKDGSAVFAGFEGRRTNEINEVLSWKLVPDNYPPGDQPPPPSYIYGAQHLLRLFVKLPEILGKMSFSEKNLKALLKHFDLFLRFLAEYHDDFFPESAYVAACEAHYSTKNPRAIY
- the Msl3 gene encoding male-specific lethal 3 homolog isoform X8, with protein sequence MPSSWDRWAAEDHVLHDTDENRRLQRKLAKKAIARLRGTGKKKRRCRLPGVDSVLKSVPVKEKTKNDENSISSTCHESCGEKNGGIKEHRQRRIKVKTKGKKKVLSLRSRKDMDERTITIEIPEVLKKQLEDDCYYINRRKRLVKLPCQTNIITILESYVKHFAINAAFSANERPRHHHAMMHAHMNVHYVPAEKNVDLCKEMVDGLRITFDYTLPLVLLYPYEQTQYKRVTSSKFFLPIKESTTTTNRSQEELSPSPPLLNPSTPQSTESQPPTGEPATPKRRKAEPEALQSLRRSTRHSTNCDRLSESSSSPQPKRRQQDTSTSMPKLFLHLEKTLSVTETPVHSRSSSPIPLTPSKDGSAVFAGFEGRRTNEINEVLSWKLVPDNYPPGDQPPPPSYIYGAQHLLRLFVKLPEILGKMSFSEKNLKALLKHFDLFLRFLAEYHDDFFPESAYVAACEAHYSTKNPRAIY
- the Msl3 gene encoding male-specific lethal 3 homolog isoform X6, which translates into the protein MGFLEDTLTKFPTHILHLVLSFELSICDIIDVIIGKDEKGRKIPEYLIHFNGWNSSWDRWAAEDHVLHDTDENRRLQRKLAKKAIARLRGTGKKKRRCRLPGVDSVLKSVPVKEKTKNDENSISSTCHESCGEKNGGIKEHRQRRIKVKTKGKKKVLSLRSRKDMDERTITIEIPEVLKKQLEDDCYYINRRKRLVKLPCQTNIITILESYVKHFAINAAFSANERPRHHHAMMHAHMNVHYVPAEKNVDLCKEMVDGLRITFDYTLPLVLLYPYEQTQYKRVTSSKFFLPIKESTTTTNRSQEELSPSPPLLNPSTPQSTESQPPTGEPATPKRRKAEPEALQSLRRSTRHSTNCDRLSESSSSPQPKRRQQDTSTSMPKLFLHLEKTLSVTETPVHSRSSSPIPLTPSKDGSAVFAGFEGRRTNEINEVLSWKLVPDNYPPGDQPPPPSYIYGAQHLLRLFVKLPEILGKMSFSEKNLKALLKHFDLFLRFLAEYHDDFFPESAYVAACEAHYSTKNPRAIY
- the Msl3 gene encoding male-specific lethal 3 homolog isoform X2, with the translated sequence MSASKGMKFQFHSGEKVLCFEPDPTKARVLYDAKIIDVIIGKDEKGRKIPEYLIHFNGWNSSWDRWAAEDHVLHDTDENRRLQRKLAKKAIARLRGTGKKKRRCRLPGVDSVLKSVPVKEKTKNDENSISSTCHESCGEKNGGIKEHRQRRIKVKTKGKKKVLSLRSRKDMDERTITIEIPEVLKKQLEDDCYYINRRKRLVKLPCQTNIITILESYVKHFAINAAFSANERPRHHHAMMHAHMNVHYVPAEKNVDLCKEMVDGLRITFDYTLPLVLLYPYEQTQYKRVTSSKFFLPIKESTTTTNRSQEELSPSPPLLNPSTPQSTESQPPTGEPATPKRRKAEPEALQSLRRSTRHSTNCDRLSESSSSPQPKRRQQDTSTSMPKLFLHLEKTLSVTETPVHSRSSSPIPLTPSKDGSAVFAGFEGRRTNEINEVLSWKLVPDNYPPGDQPPPPSYIYGAQHLLRLFVKLPEILGKMSFSEKNLKALLKHFDLFLRFLAEYHDDFFPESAYVAACEAHYSTKNPRAIY